A genomic stretch from Sulfurihydrogenibium azorense Az-Fu1 includes:
- the tgt gene encoding tRNA guanosine(34) transglycosylase Tgt, translating to MFKFQLIKKEGNARLGKIYTPHGEIETPIFMPVGTQGTVKAITVKHLEEDIKAQIILGNTYHLYLRPGLEVLKKFNGLHNFSSWKKPILTDSGGFQVFSLSIGKEKEGKQKAQVVVTEEGVKFKSHLDGSWHFFTPEFVVEIQEIIGSDIMMPLDECPPYPCSHQYAKESLERTVRWLKRSKQAKKNPNQALFGIIQGSVYEDLRKESTLKTVELDMDGYSIGGLSVGEPKEFMYSMTEVVTSLLPENKPRYLMGVGTPEDLLEAIDRGIDMFDCVIPTRNGRNGTLFTHFGKINIKSAKYKFDDTPVDPLCDCYTCKNFSKGYLRHLYNAEEITAYILGTIHNLRFYLKLMEDVRNAIKNESFSIFKKEFLDLYNSNI from the coding sequence ATGTTTAAATTTCAACTTATAAAAAAAGAAGGTAATGCACGACTTGGAAAGATATACACACCTCACGGTGAGATAGAAACACCTATATTTATGCCAGTAGGAACTCAAGGAACTGTTAAAGCCATTACTGTTAAACATCTTGAGGAAGATATAAAAGCCCAAATCATTTTGGGAAATACTTACCATCTTTACCTTAGACCTGGTTTAGAGGTTTTAAAAAAGTTTAACGGACTTCATAACTTTTCTTCTTGGAAAAAACCTATCTTAACAGACAGTGGAGGTTTTCAAGTATTTTCCTTATCTATTGGAAAAGAAAAAGAAGGAAAACAAAAAGCACAAGTTGTAGTAACGGAAGAAGGAGTAAAGTTTAAATCTCATCTTGATGGGTCTTGGCACTTTTTTACACCTGAGTTTGTAGTAGAGATTCAAGAAATTATAGGTAGTGATATAATGATGCCCCTTGATGAATGTCCTCCTTACCCTTGTAGCCATCAGTATGCAAAAGAAAGTCTGGAAAGAACCGTTAGATGGCTAAAAAGGTCTAAACAAGCCAAGAAAAATCCAAATCAAGCACTTTTTGGAATAATTCAAGGATCTGTGTATGAAGACTTAAGGAAAGAAAGTACATTAAAAACCGTGGAACTTGATATGGACGGTTATTCTATAGGAGGTTTATCTGTAGGAGAACCAAAAGAGTTTATGTACTCTATGACAGAGGTGGTAACATCTTTACTTCCTGAGAATAAGCCCAGATACTTAATGGGAGTTGGAACTCCAGAAGACCTTCTTGAAGCTATAGACAGAGGCATTGATATGTTTGACTGTGTGATACCAACCAGAAACGGTAGAAATGGAACACTCTTTACCCACTTTGGAAAGATAAATATAAAATCAGCAAAGTACAAATTTGACGATACTCCTGTAGACCCCTTATGTGATTGTTATACCTGTAAAAACTTTTCAAAAGGATATCTACGACACCTTTACAACGCTGAAGAAATAACGGCTTACATTTTAGGAACAATACACAATCTAAGATTTTATCTAAAATTGATGGAAGATGTAAGAAACGCTATAAAAAATGAAAGTTTTTCAATATTTAAGAAAGAGTTTTTAGACTTATATAATTCAAATATTTAA
- a CDS encoding CCA tRNA nucleotidyltransferase, producing the protein MLGIDRLLQKIFSKKKEEDLDLQIKENYIHGLIFYNSYFDILSKALPRGSFCFIVGGWVRDRLINRPLGKNIDIDFIVTAPPMEVAKNLKKYINGSIFQFEKEKTVVSFIFQENDYNYRFDFSYLDISDIISSDLSYEEKEEKILDRLVQDLLSRDFTINAIAVNFDDTSGLSASHTTLIDPSNGFKDIQEGIVRPISLENIVKDPVRILRGYRLSLELDFKLDKEFEKFVKNNVDLLEKSPKERIRDELLKIVSNENSYSTLEKLKENKVLSKVVSQGLEELSTYKNVEEILKKNLIL; encoded by the coding sequence ATGCTTGGTATAGATAGGCTTTTACAAAAGATTTTTAGTAAGAAAAAAGAAGAAGATTTAGACCTACAGATTAAAGAAAACTACATACATGGTCTTATATTTTATAACTCATACTTTGATATTCTATCAAAAGCCCTTCCAAGAGGCTCTTTCTGTTTTATAGTAGGAGGATGGGTAAGAGACAGACTTATCAACAGACCACTTGGAAAAAATATAGACATAGACTTTATAGTAACAGCACCTCCAATGGAAGTAGCAAAAAATTTAAAAAAATACATAAACGGCTCTATCTTTCAGTTTGAGAAAGAAAAAACAGTTGTTAGCTTCATCTTTCAAGAGAACGACTACAACTACAGATTTGATTTTTCTTACCTTGATATATCAGACATTATCTCATCTGATTTAAGTTATGAAGAAAAGGAAGAAAAAATATTAGATAGACTAGTTCAAGACTTACTTAGTAGAGATTTTACTATAAATGCAATAGCTGTTAACTTTGATGATACTTCTGGACTCAGTGCTTCCCATACTACCCTTATAGACCCTTCAAACGGCTTTAAAGATATTCAAGAAGGTATTGTAAGACCGATATCTTTAGAGAATATAGTAAAAGACCCAGTAAGAATACTCAGAGGATATAGACTTTCATTAGAGTTAGACTTTAAGTTAGATAAAGAGTTTGAAAAGTTTGTAAAAAATAATGTAGACCTTTTAGAAAAAAGCCCAAAAGAACGTATCAGAGATGAACTTCTAAAAATAGTATCAAATGAAAACTCTTACTCTACATTAGAAAAACTTAAAGAAAATAAAGTTTTATCAAAAGTAGTTTCTCAAGGCTTAGAAGAACTGTCAACCTACAAAAATGTAGAAGAAATCTTAAAAAAAAACTTGATTTTATAG
- a CDS encoding ferredoxin, translating into MKIGIDWVILFEPNKFYYRRFVMKVKVSVDKDLCTACALCYDEVPEVYEDSGDGIAQVKAEVGGDGAIIEGDLAQRVLEVTEECPSGALVTEVIEE; encoded by the coding sequence TTGAAAATTGGCATAGATTGGGTTATACTATTTGAGCCTAATAAATTTTATTACAGGAGGTTTGTTATGAAGGTAAAAGTATCAGTTGACAAAGATCTCTGCACAGCATGCGCTCTTTGCTATGATGAAGTTCCAGAAGTATATGAAGATTCTGGAGACGGTATAGCTCAAGTTAAAGCAGAAGTAGGTGGTGATGGTGCTATCATAGAAGGAGATTTAGCTCAAAGAGTTCTCGAAGTAACTGAAGAGTGTCCATCTGGTGCATTAGTTACAGAAGTAATAGAAGAGTAA
- a CDS encoding translocation/assembly module TamB domain-containing protein, with the protein MGKSFKEKVLNNKFVKILLKVSIETFFVVFLFFLIVLAVFYVISSYQDILKKFGIYVEDNCKVEEGRLVCSFIHITDKKEFDVKLENINGEFNFYNFLKFKPIVNLKVDKLTGKYINDLTAPPSESFKFIFPLYLFTSYVNLDLKDGNFFVENVEKGLNLDIKNISLYNNQNLVYLKSQPALILIKDSSRYNLTLTSIGSYQLKILPKKMVVENVKLSYDSIYLDVKNISLFENKVINLSASLNTPSYSYNNINLSGLRADLNLKVKKDTDLKFNGFLTQLNYQNTKLLNSKFKGEINFKEGKLDGEAQVNIESLLSEGIELKDLSLFTDIKDKDGLVLKGRYDLKLATGDFEYIDKIKKLNLEADIPSIKKVLSVLPVKKDEILDSLDGKLTLSADYFIDKGFSDIQVNSKNFTVLGLNYDSLSGKVNISLKDYFIDADLKGLSKNQTISVKGRLKNFHDLKNLSYDFNLNTTNFILENLSYLKDIPIKANLNASGRIYGDSSNLHIKLSGNAQTFSYEDINLKNLTYDFSFENDLIKVNANSGEALKSNLTYDLKNEKLNLTLNVNRQFDLTPIYPFLLKHSKEVFERVLPKTAEGSIYITSVKKDWNVDLNLNYYQAYLKDIENSIEGNLSGKLNEKDINLTVNFNKDNLTFKNYTLKKIIGNVNLLNKNLKFSLKGEGLEGYKRFNLSASGSYNLDKEIFNLSVLSNLENENLQLKADLSAEGSLNDYKGKLSTIIKNQKQVNLIYDFKGNKDRLVAYGKDVKISHKDLNFNMGESILTVNFNKQDIQKSSAVAVLKNILVKEKEITLFNFSDLKINYLDKKIFTDKQVFTGTFKGVVEKFLFDLENNLLEIAVSGEMDKNYVAQIIQYVNLDGRVKFVMAYKGKPEDILEKASFKLYGDNIRVRTPYTLNVISFDKFDITLKDNLLIDIKGSTRSYYGDSSITITGKYNLKKREGNISIFSELLPVKYENIYNGVVSTNTDIKLVQDKVYINSNLLTTGKAKVEPEYFNKEAGSKPEFLKNINLNLKVSTLSPIFMEGSWGRAYGEGRFDVKGTADKPIVNGNFRISYGKVDFLKNKYNIDFIDVKLTDSKTYVNGKLSTNVAGIYIYVNVSGPADNLKYDFFSTPPKSKDEILSLLLIKKTPEQLASSGLFSVVGNVAKLLVPFKASGEEEEGLFGTGFNVNVLPTYNPVQGITFSVYVQKYLTRKIYLGFSKPLSTTTIINQYGFYEGGYRLTERSSFVLRLYDNKAKSVDLTFTLPFDF; encoded by the coding sequence ATGGGAAAGTCTTTTAAAGAAAAAGTCTTAAACAATAAGTTTGTAAAAATTTTACTTAAAGTATCTATAGAAACCTTTTTCGTAGTGTTTCTCTTTTTTCTAATAGTTTTAGCTGTTTTTTATGTTATATCAAGTTATCAGGATATACTGAAAAAGTTTGGTATTTACGTTGAAGATAATTGTAAAGTAGAAGAAGGTAGATTAGTATGTAGTTTTATACACATTACAGATAAAAAAGAGTTCGATGTAAAACTTGAAAATATTAATGGGGAGTTTAATTTTTACAATTTTTTAAAATTTAAACCTATTGTTAATCTAAAGGTAGATAAACTTACAGGAAAGTATATAAATGATTTGACAGCTCCCCCTTCTGAAAGTTTTAAGTTTATATTTCCTCTATATCTTTTTACATCGTATGTAAATCTTGATTTAAAAGATGGAAACTTTTTTGTGGAAAATGTAGAAAAAGGTTTAAACTTAGATATAAAAAATATATCCCTCTACAACAACCAAAATCTTGTCTATCTTAAATCTCAGCCAGCTTTAATACTTATTAAAGACAGTAGTCGCTACAACCTAACCCTTACATCTATAGGAAGCTATCAATTAAAAATTCTTCCTAAAAAAATGGTTGTTGAAAATGTAAAACTTTCATACGATTCTATCTATTTAGATGTAAAAAATATTTCTCTTTTTGAAAATAAAGTTATTAATCTATCAGCAAGTTTAAATACTCCAAGTTATTCTTATAATAATATTAACTTGTCGGGATTGAGAGCGGACTTAAACCTTAAAGTTAAAAAGGATACAGACTTAAAATTTAATGGATTTTTAACTCAGCTGAATTACCAAAACACAAAACTTTTAAACAGTAAATTTAAAGGAGAAATTAATTTTAAAGAAGGAAAGTTAGACGGTGAAGCTCAGGTTAATATAGAGTCTCTACTGTCAGAAGGTATTGAACTTAAAGATTTGTCCTTATTTACTGATATAAAAGATAAAGACGGGCTTGTACTAAAAGGAAGGTATGACTTAAAGTTAGCTACTGGAGATTTTGAATACATTGATAAAATCAAAAAATTAAACTTAGAAGCTGACATCCCTTCAATTAAAAAAGTTTTATCCGTTTTACCGGTAAAAAAAGATGAAATCTTAGATTCATTAGACGGTAAACTTACCCTGTCAGCTGACTACTTTATAGATAAAGGTTTTTCAGATATACAGGTTAATTCTAAAAACTTTACAGTCTTAGGTCTAAATTACGATTCTTTATCTGGAAAAGTGAATATCTCTTTAAAAGATTACTTTATTGACGCAGATTTAAAGGGTTTGAGTAAAAATCAGACTATCAGTGTAAAAGGACGTTTAAAGAATTTTCACGATTTAAAAAATCTATCTTACGATTTTAATCTTAATACAACAAACTTTATCCTTGAAAATCTTTCATACCTAAAAGACATTCCTATAAAAGCTAACTTAAACGCAAGCGGAAGGATTTACGGTGATTCAAGTAATCTACATATAAAACTTAGCGGTAATGCTCAAACTTTCTCTTACGAAGACATAAACCTTAAGAATCTAACATACGATTTTTCTTTTGAGAATGATTTAATTAAAGTTAATGCAAACAGCGGAGAAGCTTTAAAATCTAACCTTACATACGACTTAAAAAATGAAAAACTAAATCTAACTTTAAACGTAAACAGACAGTTTGATCTTACGCCAATATATCCATTTTTATTAAAACACTCTAAGGAAGTTTTTGAAAGAGTACTTCCTAAAACAGCAGAAGGAAGTATTTACATAACATCAGTTAAAAAAGATTGGAACGTAGATTTAAACTTAAACTACTACCAAGCATACTTAAAAGATATTGAGAACTCAATTGAAGGTAATCTGTCAGGAAAGCTAAACGAAAAAGATATAAATCTTACTGTTAACTTTAACAAAGATAACTTAACATTTAAAAACTATACATTAAAAAAGATTATAGGAAATGTAAACCTTCTAAACAAGAACCTTAAATTTTCCTTAAAAGGAGAAGGACTGGAAGGATATAAGAGATTTAACTTATCAGCTTCTGGAAGCTACAACTTAGATAAAGAGATTTTTAATCTGTCTGTATTATCAAACTTAGAAAATGAAAATCTACAGCTTAAAGCAGATTTAAGCGCAGAAGGAAGCCTTAACGACTACAAAGGTAAATTATCTACAATTATCAAAAATCAAAAACAGGTAAATCTTATCTACGATTTTAAAGGAAATAAAGATAGGCTTGTTGCTTACGGTAAAGATGTTAAAATCTCCCATAAAGACTTAAATTTTAATATGGGAGAGTCTATACTCACAGTAAACTTTAACAAACAAGACATTCAAAAAAGCTCTGCTGTGGCTGTTTTGAAAAATATTCTTGTAAAAGAAAAAGAGATAACTTTATTTAACTTCTCCGATTTAAAGATTAACTACTTAGATAAGAAGATTTTTACAGATAAACAGGTCTTTACTGGAACGTTTAAAGGGGTTGTAGAAAAGTTTTTATTTGATTTAGAAAATAACCTTTTAGAGATTGCAGTAAGTGGAGAGATGGATAAAAATTATGTAGCTCAGATTATTCAGTATGTAAACTTAGATGGAAGAGTTAAGTTTGTAATGGCATATAAAGGTAAACCTGAAGACATCCTTGAAAAAGCATCTTTTAAACTCTATGGAGATAATATACGTGTTAGAACACCTTACACTTTAAACGTGATATCATTTGATAAATTTGATATAACCTTAAAAGACAACCTTTTAATAGACATAAAAGGCAGTACAAGGTCATATTACGGAGATAGTAGTATAACAATAACAGGCAAATACAACTTAAAGAAAAGAGAGGGTAATATCTCTATCTTTTCTGAACTTCTCCCTGTAAAGTATGAAAACATATACAACGGTGTTGTCTCTACTAACACTGATATAAAGCTTGTCCAAGATAAAGTTTATATAAACTCTAATCTACTTACAACAGGTAAAGCAAAAGTAGAACCTGAGTATTTTAATAAAGAAGCAGGAAGTAAACCTGAATTTTTAAAAAATATAAATCTTAACTTAAAAGTTTCTACTTTATCACCTATATTTATGGAAGGAAGCTGGGGAAGGGCTTACGGAGAAGGGAGATTTGATGTAAAGGGAACTGCAGACAAACCTATAGTTAACGGTAATTTTAGAATTTCTTACGGTAAGGTAGACTTTCTCAAAAACAAGTATAACATTGATTTTATAGATGTAAAACTTACAGACAGTAAAACTTACGTAAACGGAAAACTGTCAACTAATGTAGCAGGTATTTACATATACGTTAACGTATCTGGACCAGCTGATAACTTAAAGTATGACTTTTTCTCTACTCCACCAAAATCAAAAGATGAGATACTATCTTTACTGCTTATTAAAAAAACTCCTGAGCAACTCGCATCATCTGGACTTTTTTCTGTAGTTGGAAACGTGGCAAAACTACTTGTACCGTTTAAAGCTTCAGGGGAAGAAGAAGAAGGACTTTTTGGAACAGGATTTAACGTAAATGTTTTGCCAACGTACAACCCTGTACAAGGTATTACTTTTAGTGTTTACGTTCAAAAATACCTTACAAGGAAGATATACTTAGGTTTTTCAAAACCTCTCTCTACTACAACTATTATAAACCAGTATGGATTTTACGAAGGAGGATACAGACTAACAGAAAGAAGTTCCTTTGTTTTAAGACTGTACGATAACAAAGCAAAATCAGTAGATTTAACCTTTACCCTTCCTTTTGATTTTTAA
- the folE gene encoding GTP cyclohydrolase I FolE, translating to MAIDKNKIEQAIRLFLEGIGEDPNREGLRDTPKRVAKMWEEFESHGEFNMTVFEDVGSYDEMVVVRDIQFFSFCEHHLLPFFGKAHVAYIPDKKVCGLSKIVRVVNKFSYRPQVQERLTAEIAEFLEKELQPKGVAVVMEAIHLCMAMRGVRNPDSVTVTSKLTGRFLECQKTREEFLNLINSHKKL from the coding sequence ATGGCTATAGATAAAAATAAGATTGAGCAAGCAATTAGATTGTTTTTGGAAGGAATAGGAGAAGACCCAAACAGAGAAGGTCTTAGAGATACACCTAAAAGAGTTGCAAAAATGTGGGAAGAGTTTGAAAGCCACGGAGAGTTTAATATGACCGTATTTGAAGATGTAGGAAGTTATGATGAGATGGTTGTTGTTAGGGATATACAGTTTTTCTCATTTTGTGAACATCACTTATTACCATTTTTTGGAAAAGCCCACGTTGCATACATACCTGATAAAAAAGTTTGTGGGTTGTCTAAAATAGTTAGAGTTGTAAATAAATTTTCATACAGACCTCAGGTTCAAGAAAGACTAACAGCAGAAATTGCAGAATTCTTAGAAAAAGAGTTGCAACCAAAAGGAGTTGCTGTTGTAATGGAAGCTATTCATTTGTGTATGGCTATGAGGGGAGTAAGAAATCCAGATTCAGTTACAGTAACAAGTAAATTGACAGGAAGATTCCTTGAATGTCAAAAAACAAGGGAAGAATTTTTAAACTTGATAAACTCCCATAAAAAGTTATAA
- a CDS encoding CoA-binding protein: MPILTKDEEIKNILESSKNVAVVGISNDPSKPSYFVSEVVKSYGFKMYFVNPKYEGQEILGEKVYKSILDIPDEIDIVDVFRRPADVVFTAEEALKKGFKTFWFQPGTYNPEIAEKLSNLGYNVIYDRCMKVECQRLLRK; the protein is encoded by the coding sequence ATGCCGATACTAACTAAAGATGAGGAGATAAAGAATATTTTAGAAAGTAGCAAAAATGTTGCAGTTGTAGGCATATCAAATGACCCATCTAAACCAAGTTATTTTGTAAGCGAAGTGGTTAAATCTTACGGCTTTAAAATGTACTTTGTAAACCCTAAATACGAAGGGCAGGAGATTTTAGGAGAGAAGGTTTACAAATCAATACTAGATATTCCAGACGAGATAGATATTGTAGATGTTTTTAGAAGGCCTGCAGATGTTGTTTTTACAGCCGAGGAAGCATTAAAGAAAGGTTTTAAAACATTCTGGTTTCAACCTGGAACATATAACCCAGAAATTGCAGAAAAGTTATCAAATTTAGGTTATAACGTTATTTACGATAGATGTATGAAAGTAGAATGTCAAAGATTACTAAGAAAGTAG
- a CDS encoding poly(A) polymerase, which translates to MFNLDENEFEKVCKEKLLLPEKPFKFMKSTRKAAVEILKGQYRDFFQMNLFWYNYKDVAIYSFIMVLAVKSQFKDFILNIQKHYFENYLGKVVDEPLLSGSEIMRILDLKPSKEVGIIKEKLILAQLKGEVKTKEEAIQYVKNFCRR; encoded by the coding sequence TTGTTTAACCTTGATGAAAATGAGTTTGAAAAAGTGTGTAAGGAGAAATTACTTCTACCAGAAAAACCATTTAAGTTTATGAAGAGTACAAGGAAGGCAGCTGTAGAAATTTTAAAAGGTCAGTATAGAGACTTTTTTCAAATGAACCTTTTTTGGTATAATTACAAAGATGTGGCAATTTATAGTTTTATAATGGTTTTAGCTGTTAAATCTCAATTTAAAGACTTTATTCTCAATATCCAAAAACATTATTTTGAAAATTACTTAGGTAAAGTGGTAGATGAACCCCTTTTATCAGGAAGTGAGATAATGAGAATTTTAGATTTAAAGCCTTCCAAAGAAGTAGGAATTATAAAAGAAAAATTAATTTTAGCTCAACTTAAAGGAGAAGTAAAAACAAAAGAAGAAGCAATACAATACGTAAAAAATTTTTGTAGGAGGTAG
- the hisS gene encoding histidine--tRNA ligase, whose product MSKIQKVRGFQDIYGENAKKYRYIVDTFRETFEKYNFKEIILPFVEDISLFKRSVGEATDIVQKEMYVFLDKGGREVALRPEGTASCVRAYIEEKMYAEGGYHKLFYEGAMFRYERPQAGRYRQFHQIGAEIFGVSSVLADTELISMVYKILKKLKIDFKLEINSLGDFQSRKTYTQELIKYLKQYENGLCETCKSRINTNPLRVLDCKVESCKQITKDAPKIIDYLSEESEKRFTQLKEYLKALNIDFVENPRLVRGLDYYTDTVFEFTTDQIGAQGTVAAGGRYDNLVEQLGGPPTPALGFAAGIERLILLVKDLPSEKPLITVIPLTPDYNIQALSFSESLRNSGIKTETLLKEGSLKSMMKTADKLKSDYVVFISDKYELKEMKSGNQEIFYTPEDTLEAVKDKI is encoded by the coding sequence TTGAGTAAGATACAGAAAGTCAGAGGATTTCAGGATATCTACGGAGAAAACGCAAAAAAGTATAGGTACATAGTTGACACATTTAGAGAAACTTTTGAAAAGTACAACTTTAAAGAGATAATACTTCCCTTTGTAGAGGATATATCACTTTTTAAAAGGTCAGTAGGGGAAGCTACAGATATAGTTCAAAAAGAGATGTACGTCTTTTTAGATAAAGGTGGTAGGGAAGTAGCACTACGTCCTGAAGGAACTGCAAGCTGTGTAAGGGCTTACATAGAAGAAAAGATGTACGCAGAAGGAGGATACCATAAACTCTTTTATGAAGGAGCTATGTTTAGGTACGAAAGACCTCAAGCAGGAAGATACAGACAGTTTCACCAAATAGGAGCTGAGATATTTGGAGTATCTTCCGTTTTAGCAGATACAGAGCTTATAAGTATGGTTTATAAAATCTTAAAAAAATTAAAAATAGATTTTAAACTTGAGATAAACTCTCTTGGAGACTTCCAATCAAGAAAGACTTACACACAGGAGCTTATAAAATATTTAAAACAGTATGAAAATGGCCTATGTGAAACATGTAAAAGCAGAATAAACACGAATCCCTTGAGAGTCTTAGACTGTAAAGTAGAAAGCTGTAAACAGATAACAAAAGATGCACCCAAAATAATAGATTATCTCTCAGAAGAATCAGAAAAAAGATTTACACAGTTAAAAGAGTATTTAAAAGCCTTAAATATAGATTTTGTAGAAAATCCAAGACTGGTAAGAGGACTTGATTACTACACAGACACTGTTTTTGAGTTTACAACAGACCAGATAGGAGCTCAAGGGACAGTAGCAGCAGGAGGACGCTACGACAACCTTGTAGAACAACTTGGAGGACCTCCTACACCTGCCTTAGGTTTTGCAGCTGGTATAGAAAGACTTATCTTACTTGTAAAAGATTTACCTTCAGAAAAACCTCTTATAACTGTAATACCTCTAACACCTGATTACAACATCCAAGCACTTTCTTTTTCAGAAAGTCTTAGAAACAGTGGAATAAAAACAGAAACTCTACTAAAAGAGGGAAGTTTAAAGTCCATGATGAAAACTGCAGACAAACTCAAGTCTGACTATGTAGTTTTCATATCAGATAAATACGAACTTAAAGAGATGAAATCAGGAAATCAAGAAATCTTCTACACTCCAGAAGATACTTTAGAAGCTGTAAAGGACAAAATATAG
- the mtaB gene encoding tRNA (N(6)-L-threonylcarbamoyladenosine(37)-C(2))-methylthiotransferase MtaB → MRLESRKLKVAFATLGCRMNQFETSALEDQFSLKGYDITDFESVADIYIVNTCTVTNDADRTSRKTLRQAKRRNPNAIVVATGCYAQVSPQELAKIPEIDLVIGNSHKTAVLEIVENYINEKFENKVFIDNIFRENDFKTFFISTFYEGSRPILKVQEGCNSFCSFCIIPFARGKVRSAKIQDIVNQVKFLVDKGYKEIVLTGTQLSQFGYDHKEGYLLDLLKQLVNVEGLYRIRLSSMGINELDDYLIDFLTTQEKIAPHFHLSIQSADDRVLKDMKRNYSVKQYVEKVEKILKNRPDTAIGTDIITGFPTEDETAFKNTVKNVEEIPFAYIHVFTYSMRDNTSAVKFGDRVSPQVKKERTKILREIGERKSIDFRKKFLGKDMEFLIITEKEDYKIGLTGNYIHAKIKTDQPLNSIVKSKLTKVGYEREDNLATIGDSYADTN, encoded by the coding sequence ATGAGATTGGAAAGTAGAAAGTTAAAGGTGGCTTTTGCAACCCTTGGCTGTCGTATGAATCAGTTTGAAACATCCGCATTGGAAGACCAGTTTAGCTTAAAAGGGTATGATATTACGGACTTTGAGTCTGTTGCTGACATATACATAGTAAACACCTGCACCGTTACAAACGATGCAGATAGAACCTCAAGAAAAACTTTAAGACAGGCAAAAAGAAGAAATCCTAACGCTATCGTCGTTGCAACAGGATGTTATGCTCAAGTCTCTCCCCAAGAACTTGCGAAAATACCAGAGATAGATTTAGTTATAGGAAATTCCCATAAAACAGCTGTTTTAGAAATTGTAGAAAATTACATAAATGAAAAGTTTGAGAATAAAGTCTTTATAGACAACATTTTTAGAGAAAACGACTTTAAAACATTCTTTATATCAACCTTTTACGAAGGGTCAAGACCTATACTAAAAGTCCAAGAAGGTTGCAACAGTTTCTGCTCCTTTTGTATAATCCCTTTTGCAAGGGGAAAAGTAAGAAGTGCAAAGATACAGGATATTGTTAATCAAGTTAAATTCCTTGTAGACAAAGGATATAAAGAGATAGTTTTAACAGGAACCCAGCTGTCTCAGTTTGGATACGACCATAAAGAAGGTTATCTTTTAGACCTTTTAAAACAGCTTGTGAATGTTGAGGGACTTTATAGGATAAGACTTTCATCTATGGGAATAAACGAGCTTGACGATTATTTAATAGACTTTTTAACAACCCAAGAAAAAATAGCTCCACATTTTCACCTGTCTATCCAGTCAGCTGACGACAGAGTGTTAAAAGATATGAAAAGAAACTACTCAGTAAAACAGTATGTAGAAAAGGTTGAAAAGATTTTAAAAAACAGACCAGACACAGCTATCGGGACAGATATAATAACAGGCTTTCCTACAGAAGATGAAACAGCATTTAAAAACACTGTAAAAAATGTAGAAGAGATACCATTTGCATACATTCACGTATTTACCTACTCTATGAGAGATAACACATCAGCAGTAAAGTTTGGAGATAGAGTTTCACCTCAAGTTAAAAAAGAGAGAACAAAGATACTAAGGGAGATAGGAGAGAGAAAAAGTATAGACTTTAGAAAGAAGTTTTTAGGTAAAGATATGGAGTTTTTAATCATAACGGAAAAAGAAGATTACAAAATAGGACTTACAGGAAACTATATCCACGCGAAAATAAAAACAGACCAGCCTTTAAACTCAATAGTAAAATCTAAACTTACAAAAGTAGGCTATGAAAGAGAAGATAATTTAGCTACTATAGGAGATAGCTATGCCGATACTAACTAA
- a CDS encoding Tll0287-like domain-containing protein, with the protein MKRLSVVAMVGLLLGCSQVQKVEVPKEKEQKIAQVGEEASMKLLKGLRMELMNAMQKGGLDEAVTVCNKKAMEITSQVEKETGYSMKRTTFKYRNPSNAPDKYEAEALKYFEESIKQGKMPSYYIQALNENGKVVYRYYKPLKVEGVCLTCHGDPNLMDKKLLEKIKTLYPNDKAVGYKEGDFRGVVRVTIPADKI; encoded by the coding sequence ATGAAAAGATTATCAGTTGTTGCAATGGTAGGATTACTACTTGGTTGTAGTCAAGTTCAAAAGGTAGAAGTACCAAAAGAGAAAGAACAGAAAATAGCTCAAGTAGGAGAAGAAGCTTCTATGAAACTTCTTAAAGGTTTAAGAATGGAGCTGATGAATGCTATGCAGAAAGGAGGTCTTGATGAAGCTGTAACTGTATGTAACAAAAAAGCTATGGAAATTACTTCTCAAGTAGAAAAAGAAACAGGATACTCAATGAAAAGAACTACTTTTAAGTACAGAAATCCATCTAATGCTCCTGATAAATACGAAGCTGAAGCTCTAAAATACTTTGAAGAAAGCATAAAGCAAGGTAAAATGCCATCTTACTACATTCAGGCGTTAAACGAAAATGGAAAGGTTGTATATAGGTATTACAAACCTTTAAAAGTTGAAGGGGTTTGTTTAACATGCCACGGAGACCCTAACCTAATGGATAAGAAGTTGTTAGAAAAAATTAAAACTCTTTATCCTAACGATAAGGCTGTAGGATATAAAGAAGGTGATTTTAGAGGAGTGGTTAGAGTAACTATTCCAGCTGATAAAATATAG